In the candidate division KSB1 bacterium genome, AGCGATGTCGAAGGGGCCAGGTCTGCAGAAACTTAAGTTCGATTCTGTTCACAATGGCATCAAAAAATTTAACGTGAGTTTGACATCAAACTCAGCCATTTAGTATTTTTATTTTCGAAAATTGGGTATTGGAGTTTATTTGTCATTTGATTTTTGTTATTTGACATTTTTGTTTTAGATAGGTCCAATTTGCGATTCTCTCGCTCGACGAGACAAAGTCTCCAATTGCTGCTTGCCACTCAAGTACTGGTCGGGCCATTTAATATCCTCATAACCAAGCTGAGCTGCTGCACGCAAAGTCCAGAACGGATCCCAAAGATGAGGCCGGGCAAGCAAGCAGAGATCTGCGCGTCCGGCTGCAATAATGCTGTTTACATGATCCGGTTCATAGATATTTCCAACCGCCATTGTGGCAATCCCGACTTCCAGGCGAATCCTTTCTGAAAAGGGCACCTGGTACATCCTGCCATATACAGGTTCTTGATCGGGGCTGACCTGGCCGGCAGATACGTCAACGATATCAACATCGTGCTGTTTTAGCATCTTTGCAATTTCGATTGAATCATCGATAGTGATGCCATTCTTTACCCAATCAGAAGCAGAAATCCGCACAGACATTGGCTTATTCTCAGGCCAAACTGCACGCATTGCGTCGAAGACTTCGAGGGGATATCGCATTCGGTTTTCCAATGAACCGCCAAAGTCATCGCTACGAATATTGGTAATTGGCGATATGAAGCTGGATAACAAATAACCATGTGCACAATGCAGCTCCAAAAGATCGAAACCAGCTTCATCGGCCTTAAGGGTGGCTGCCACAAAATCTTTTTTGATCCGCACCATATCTTCAGTCGTCATTTCGACAGGAACCTGGTTTTGTTCTGTGTACGGAATCGGAGATGGCGCATAAATGGGCCAGTTGTCACCATCCAGGGGAACATCGTAGCCTTCCCAACCCAATTTTGTCGAACCTTTTCTACCCGCGTGACCAATCTGCAATCCAAACTTAATTTCACCATACTGATGCACAAAATCAACAATTCGTTTCCAGGCTGTTGTATGTTCGTCGCTATACAAACCGGCACATCCGGGGGTAATGCGGGCGTCCGGCGAAACACATGTCATTTCTGTAAACAGCAATCCGGCGCCGCCCATTGCTCGAACGCCAAAATGCACAAAATGGAAATCGGTAACTTTTCCATCCACTGCACTGTACATGGCCATGGGTGAACAAACAACTCGATTTTTGATCTCCATCTCCCGGATTCGAAATGGCAGAAACATAGGTGGAATGGCTTTCGCATGTTCTCTACCGGTTGACTTCGTACCCAACCACTTTTCAAAATTCTCTAAATAGGCTTTATCACGTAACCGTAAGTTTTCATGGCTAACTCTTTGGCTGCGGGTAATCAGGCTGTATGCGAATTGTTCAGGTTCCAGGTGGCCTTTCAACCCGACTTGCTCAAACCATTCCGTACTGTTGCGTGCGGCACTTTGCAACCGAAGGACCTCGATTCTTCTTTCTTCCTGATAATTCTGCAATGCAGTTTCCAGATCGTCATACTCATGGATTTTGTTAGACAAAGCAATGGCACTCTCCAGGGCTAATTTTGTGCCGGAACCTATAGAAAAATGAGCGGTGGCTGCTGCATCGCCCAATAGTACTGTTTTATTGTGGTACCAGTTTTCACAATTCACTCGTGGGAAACTCATCCAAACAGCCGATCCACGCAAGTTTTCTGCGTTTGAAATCAAGTGATGGCCATCCAAATATTCTGCGAAAAGGTTTTCGCAATACTCTATACCCTCCTCTTTGCTCATCATATCAATGCCGGCTTTGTACCATACATCTTTATAGCACTCTACAATAAAAGTACTCATGCCTTTTTCGAAGCGATAGCAGTGAGCTTGAAACCAGCCAAATTCTGTTTCCTTA is a window encoding:
- a CDS encoding bifunctional salicylyl-CoA 5-hydroxylase/oxidoreductase produces the protein MKVAIIGGGPAGLYFAIQMKMKDPSHELSIFERNERGNTYGWGVVFSDGTLDNLKSVDAETYTQITDAFVHWDDIDVHFGGKIIKSGGHGFSGISRQTLLEILTKRAEEVGVKIDFENDIQNDTEFMGADLIVAADGANSIIRKKYENKFKPDFDFRHCKYVWLGTRKTFGAFTFIFKETEFGWFQAHCYRFEKGMSTFIVECYKDVWYKAGIDMMSKEEGIEYCENLFAEYLDGHHLISNAENLRGSAVWMSFPRVNCENWYHNKTVLLGDAAATAHFSIGSGTKLALESAIALSNKIHEYDDLETALQNYQEERRIEVLRLQSAARNSTEWFEQVGLKGHLEPEQFAYSLITRSQRVSHENLRLRDKAYLENFEKWLGTKSTGREHAKAIPPMFLPFRIREMEIKNRVVCSPMAMYSAVDGKVTDFHFVHFGVRAMGGAGLLFTEMTCVSPDARITPGCAGLYSDEHTTAWKRIVDFVHQYGEIKFGLQIGHAGRKGSTKLGWEGYDVPLDGDNWPIYAPSPIPYTEQNQVPVEMTTEDMVRIKKDFVAATLKADEAGFDLLELHCAHGYLLSSFISPITNIRSDDFGGSLENRMRYPLEVFDAMRAVWPENKPMSVRISASDWVKNGITIDDSIEIAKMLKQHDVDIVDVSAGQVSPDQEPVYGRMYQVPFSERIRLEVGIATMAVGNIYEPDHVNSIIAAGRADLCLLARPHLWDPFWTLRAAAQLGYEDIKWPDQYLSGKQQLETLSRRARESQIGPI